A region from the Ciconia boyciana chromosome 1, ASM3463844v1, whole genome shotgun sequence genome encodes:
- the TGDS gene encoding dTDP-D-glucose 4,6-dehydratase isoform X3, whose protein sequence is MRGERKAFLHAGSCSRCGPARETSGRTTASVPCCTCAVLRSRRKAAAGGVRAAAVQRERCRGCPVPRSCRSSRSGCCASHVVVSLVKNYPNYLIINLDKLDYCASLKNLETVSEKENYKFIQGDICEPDFIKQLFETEKIDIVLHFAAQTHVDLSFWHALEFTYVNVYGTNVLVAAAHEANVEKFVYVSTDEVYGGSTDEEFDESSPKRPTNPYASSKAAAECFVQSYWERYQFPVVITRSSNVYGPHQYPEKVIPKFISLLQQNRKCCIHGSGLQRRNFLYATDVVEAFLTVLKEGKPGEIYNIGTNFEMSIAQLAKELIRLIKKTSSESEMEYWMDYVKDRPTNDLRYPMNSEKMHNLGWRPKVPWKEGIKKTT, encoded by the exons ATGCGGGGAGAGAGGAAGGCGTTTCTTCACGCAGGCTCTTGTAGTCGCTGCGGCCCTGCCCGTGAAACCTCCGGGAGAACTACGGCTTCCGTACCTTGCTGCACATGCGCAGTGCTGAGGTCGCGGCGCAAGGCAGCGGCGGGGGGTGTGAGGGCTGCCGCCGTACAGCGCGAACGATGTCGGGGCTGCCCGGTCCCGCGGAGCTGCCGGTCTTCGAGAAGCGGCTGCTG TGCTTCACATGTAGTTGTCTCTCTCGTGAAAAACTATCCAAACTATCTGATTATAAATCTAGATAAG CTCGACTACTGTGCAAGCTTGAAGAATCTTGAAACTGTCTCTGAGAAGGAAAACTACAAGTTTATCCAG gGAGACATTTGTGAACCTGATTTTATAAAACAGCTCTTTGAAACTGAGAAAATAGATATAGTCCTTCATTTTGCAGCCCAGACACACGTAG atCTTTCATTTTGGCATGCCCTGGAATTCACCTATGTAAATGTTTATGGCACTAACGTGCTGGTTGCTGCTGCTCATGAAGCCAACGTGGAGAAGTTTGTCTACGTTAGTACAGATGAAGTATACGGAGGTAGCACTGATGAG GAATTTGATGAGTCCTCACCAAAACGTCCAACAAATCCCTATGCCTCCtccaaagcagctgcagagtGTTTTGTTCAGTCGTACTGGGAAAGGTACCAA TTCCCAGTTGTTATCACACGGAGCAGTAATGTTTATGGACCACACCAGTATCCAGAAAAA GTTATTCCAAAGTTTATATCTTTGTtgcaacagaacagaaaatg CTGTATTCATGGTTCTGGACTTCAAAGAAGGAATTTCCTTTATGCAACTGATGTAGTAGAAGCATTCCTTACTGTTCTGAAGGAGGGGAAGCCAGGTGAAATTTATAACATTGGAACTAACTTTGAGATGTCCATTGCCCAGCTTGCTAAGGAGTTAATCCGTTTA ATAAAGAAGACCAGTTCGGAATCTGAAATGGAGTACTGGATGGATTATGTCAAAGACAG ACCTACCAATGACCTGAGATACCCaatgaattcagaaaaaatgcaTAACTTGGGATGGAGACCTAAAGTGCCTTGGaaagaaggaataaagaaaacaa CTTGA
- the TGDS gene encoding dTDP-D-glucose 4,6-dehydratase isoform X1, with protein sequence MRGERKAFLHAGSCSRCGPARETSGRTTASVPCCTCAVLRSRRKAAAGGVRAAAVQRERCRGCPVPRSCRSSRSGCCASHVVVSLVKNYPNYLIINLDKLDYCASLKNLETVSEKENYKFIQGDICEPDFIKQLFETEKIDIVLHFAAQTHVDLSFWHALEFTYVNVYGTNVLVAAAHEANVEKFVYVSTDEVYGGSTDEEFDESSPKRPTNPYASSKAAAECFVQSYWERYQFPVVITRSSNVYGPHQYPEKVIPKFISLLQQNRKCCIHGSGLQRRNFLYATDVVEAFLTVLKEGKPGEIYNIGTNFEMSIAQLAKELIRLIKKTSSESEMEYWMDYVKDRPTNDLRYPMNSEKMHNLGWRPKVPWKEGIKKTIEWYKENFHNWKNSEKALEAFPVTEPFAQLSGP encoded by the exons ATGCGGGGAGAGAGGAAGGCGTTTCTTCACGCAGGCTCTTGTAGTCGCTGCGGCCCTGCCCGTGAAACCTCCGGGAGAACTACGGCTTCCGTACCTTGCTGCACATGCGCAGTGCTGAGGTCGCGGCGCAAGGCAGCGGCGGGGGGTGTGAGGGCTGCCGCCGTACAGCGCGAACGATGTCGGGGCTGCCCGGTCCCGCGGAGCTGCCGGTCTTCGAGAAGCGGCTGCTG TGCTTCACATGTAGTTGTCTCTCTCGTGAAAAACTATCCAAACTATCTGATTATAAATCTAGATAAG CTCGACTACTGTGCAAGCTTGAAGAATCTTGAAACTGTCTCTGAGAAGGAAAACTACAAGTTTATCCAG gGAGACATTTGTGAACCTGATTTTATAAAACAGCTCTTTGAAACTGAGAAAATAGATATAGTCCTTCATTTTGCAGCCCAGACACACGTAG atCTTTCATTTTGGCATGCCCTGGAATTCACCTATGTAAATGTTTATGGCACTAACGTGCTGGTTGCTGCTGCTCATGAAGCCAACGTGGAGAAGTTTGTCTACGTTAGTACAGATGAAGTATACGGAGGTAGCACTGATGAG GAATTTGATGAGTCCTCACCAAAACGTCCAACAAATCCCTATGCCTCCtccaaagcagctgcagagtGTTTTGTTCAGTCGTACTGGGAAAGGTACCAA TTCCCAGTTGTTATCACACGGAGCAGTAATGTTTATGGACCACACCAGTATCCAGAAAAA GTTATTCCAAAGTTTATATCTTTGTtgcaacagaacagaaaatg CTGTATTCATGGTTCTGGACTTCAAAGAAGGAATTTCCTTTATGCAACTGATGTAGTAGAAGCATTCCTTACTGTTCTGAAGGAGGGGAAGCCAGGTGAAATTTATAACATTGGAACTAACTTTGAGATGTCCATTGCCCAGCTTGCTAAGGAGTTAATCCGTTTA ATAAAGAAGACCAGTTCGGAATCTGAAATGGAGTACTGGATGGATTATGTCAAAGACAG ACCTACCAATGACCTGAGATACCCaatgaattcagaaaaaatgcaTAACTTGGGATGGAGACCTAAAGTGCCTTGGaaagaaggaataaagaaaacaa TTGAATGGTACAAAGAAAACTTTCACAACTGGAAAAACTCAGAGAAAGCTTTGGAGGCCTTTCCTGTGACAGAGCCATTTGCACAGCTCAGTGGTCCGTAG
- the TGDS gene encoding dTDP-D-glucose 4,6-dehydratase isoform X2, with product MRSAEVAAQGSGGGCEGCRRTARTMSGLPGPAELPVFEKRLLVTGGAGFIASHVVVSLVKNYPNYLIINLDKLDYCASLKNLETVSEKENYKFIQGDICEPDFIKQLFETEKIDIVLHFAAQTHVDLSFWHALEFTYVNVYGTNVLVAAAHEANVEKFVYVSTDEVYGGSTDEEFDESSPKRPTNPYASSKAAAECFVQSYWERYQFPVVITRSSNVYGPHQYPEKVIPKFISLLQQNRKCCIHGSGLQRRNFLYATDVVEAFLTVLKEGKPGEIYNIGTNFEMSIAQLAKELIRLIKKTSSESEMEYWMDYVKDRPTNDLRYPMNSEKMHNLGWRPKVPWKEGIKKTIEWYKENFHNWKNSEKALEAFPVTEPFAQLSGP from the exons ATGCGCAGTGCTGAGGTCGCGGCGCAAGGCAGCGGCGGGGGGTGTGAGGGCTGCCGCCGTACAGCGCGAACGATGTCGGGGCTGCCCGGTCCCGCGGAGCTGCCGGTCTTCGAGAAGCGGCTGCTGGTAACGGGCGGCGCGGGGTTCAT TGCTTCACATGTAGTTGTCTCTCTCGTGAAAAACTATCCAAACTATCTGATTATAAATCTAGATAAG CTCGACTACTGTGCAAGCTTGAAGAATCTTGAAACTGTCTCTGAGAAGGAAAACTACAAGTTTATCCAG gGAGACATTTGTGAACCTGATTTTATAAAACAGCTCTTTGAAACTGAGAAAATAGATATAGTCCTTCATTTTGCAGCCCAGACACACGTAG atCTTTCATTTTGGCATGCCCTGGAATTCACCTATGTAAATGTTTATGGCACTAACGTGCTGGTTGCTGCTGCTCATGAAGCCAACGTGGAGAAGTTTGTCTACGTTAGTACAGATGAAGTATACGGAGGTAGCACTGATGAG GAATTTGATGAGTCCTCACCAAAACGTCCAACAAATCCCTATGCCTCCtccaaagcagctgcagagtGTTTTGTTCAGTCGTACTGGGAAAGGTACCAA TTCCCAGTTGTTATCACACGGAGCAGTAATGTTTATGGACCACACCAGTATCCAGAAAAA GTTATTCCAAAGTTTATATCTTTGTtgcaacagaacagaaaatg CTGTATTCATGGTTCTGGACTTCAAAGAAGGAATTTCCTTTATGCAACTGATGTAGTAGAAGCATTCCTTACTGTTCTGAAGGAGGGGAAGCCAGGTGAAATTTATAACATTGGAACTAACTTTGAGATGTCCATTGCCCAGCTTGCTAAGGAGTTAATCCGTTTA ATAAAGAAGACCAGTTCGGAATCTGAAATGGAGTACTGGATGGATTATGTCAAAGACAG ACCTACCAATGACCTGAGATACCCaatgaattcagaaaaaatgcaTAACTTGGGATGGAGACCTAAAGTGCCTTGGaaagaaggaataaagaaaacaa TTGAATGGTACAAAGAAAACTTTCACAACTGGAAAAACTCAGAGAAAGCTTTGGAGGCCTTTCCTGTGACAGAGCCATTTGCACAGCTCAGTGGTCCGTAG